AGTTGGCGCCGAGGGTCCGGATGCCGAGCTGGACCTCCTCGGGCGTCGCGTCCAGCACCTCGTTGAAGGCCTGCTTCGCGGCGGCCATGCGGGTGCCGCCGTCGATGTCCGCCGTCCGCATGGAGCCGCTCACGTCGAGGACGAGGTCGACCTGGGGCGCGGTCCCGCCCGTGGGTTCGCCGGCGGCCGCCCCGGTCGGGAGGGCGATCCCGGCCGTGAGGGCGGCGAGCAGGGTGCACACTCCTGCCGCCAGCCGTTTACGTGTGATCATCGGCGGATCCTATTGATCAGGAGTGCCGCACTCCAAAACGGGCCGGGTTCGGCAGCCGCGCCCACTGATCCCCGGGCGTCCCCGGCGACAGCCTCATCAGCGTCAACGCCTTTGCGGGCAGCGGGTTCTCGAGAAGCGCCACCAGATCCGGTGTGCGCGGAAGATCTCCTACGACGGTCTCCAGCGCCGCGCCCAACGCCGTACCCGAACCCGCCGTCCCCGCCAGGGCTCCGGCGACCAGTGCCCCGAACAGCTTGCGCCGCAGGGCGGTTTCGTCGTCCGTGACGATCCGGCCCGTCAACTCCGGTACCGGGAGCCCGTGTCGCGTCAGCCGTGCCGGGCTGACCCGGATGTCGGCCAGGTCGCGATAGACCAGCCGCAGCGGGGCGCCGGCCGAGGAGAGCACCACCAGGAGGTTCTGGCCGTGTGCCTCCAGCGCCACGCCCAGCTCCAGCAGCCGCAGCCCCACAGTGAGCGCGAGCCGCGCGAACTCCGCCAGCCAGCCCGGGGATCGGGGCAGCCCGGTGGTGGCGAGCGCGGCCACCGGGACGACGCGCTCGCCGCTCCCGGCGTACGTCTGCGGCGATTCGCGCAGGACGGCGGCCAGGTCAGGGGAGTCGGCGGTCGCCGCGCCCAGGGTGCGGGTGAAGTGCAGCAGACCGTCCGTGTGCGCGGTGAGCGTCTCCGCGAATGCCGACAGGGTCGCCGACAGGCCGATCGAGTAGACGGAGATGTCCCGCACCGAGGACGTCAGCCGGGCACTCAGGGCCGTCTTCACATGCGGACCGCCGTCGGCCAGGGCCAGCGTGCGCAGGGACATCAGCGGATGCGCCACCGGCCCCTCGTCGCCCGCCCGCTTCAGCACATGGGCCGCCTGCCAGGGATGCACCGGGATCAACAGCCGCCCCCCGTCCCGCATCCCGTCCGGCCACCCGCCGGTCACCAGGCACTCGTCCGCCCCGACCGGCATCAGGCGCAACGCGACGAGCGGCCGGTGCTCGGGACCGTACGCCAGCTGCTCGGCCACCGAGAAGCCGGGTCGGGAACGGCAGTTGGGGTGGTACGGGTGCCCGTCGACCACGCGCTGCTCCCACTCCCAGTCGGTCCCGGGCCACTCGTCCGAAGGGTTCTCCTGCCCGGCCCGGGACAGCGCCGTCGAGGCGACGCTGTGGCCGAGCTCGGCGGCCAGATCCGGGCCGTGCGGTACGCCGAGGTCGGTCGTCAGCCGTGCCGGATCGTCGTACGCCCGGTCGTCGAGGTGGACGACGGTGACGTACGCGGCGGTCGCGTACGGGTCGGCGGGCGGCCCCTGGAGCCGGCGTCCGTCACGAAGGCGCAGGACGAGGGCGTCCCGGGTGCTTTCGCGACGGGTGACCCAAGGCAGCGGCTCATGGGCCAGCGCCCGCCACAGCCGGGTCAGTACGGCCGCGCGGGCGCCGGGGAGCTCGGCCGTGTACCGCGACACGAGGCCGGGGCGCACTGCGGCCAGCTCTTCGGCGACCTCGGCCTCGGCGGTGGGGGGACGGTGCACGGGCGGGCTCCTCGGGTACGAGTAGGGCGTCACGGCGGGGGTGACGACATAGATACTGATCGTCTCCGCCCGCCCGTAGAGAACGAGTGAACCGCGTGGACCTCATTCCCCCGGCCGCCGCCGACGCCCATGCCGCGGCGCCGCTGCTCAACTGTCTGCTGCGCGAGGTCGCCGAGCCGCTCCCGGGCTCCGGCGAGCCGCGCACGCACAGGCTGCCGAGCGGGCGACTGCTGCGGGTGCGCGGCGACCGGCGGCCCGCGGACCCCGAGGTGGACACCGGCGGTCACTGGCGGCGCATCGGCCACACCGAGCTCGTGAAACTCGTCGTCGAGGAACTGACCCGCCACACCGGCCTGTCCAACCCCGACCTGCCCGCCGAGATGATCGACAGCCGGGACGCGGTGGCCGCGATCCTCGCCGCACGCGCGCGTGCCACGCCGCCCACGGACCCGTACCTGCTCTCCGAGCAGTCCCTCCTCACCGGCCACCCGTACCACCCCGCCCCGAAGGCGCGCGGCGGCGGTCCGGCCGCCGGCTGGCTGCCGTACGCACCCGAGGCGCACGCCCGTTTCCCGCTGACGCTGCTCGGCGTACGCGAGGACACGGTCGTGGACGAGGGCGACACCGCGGCCCTCGACGCCCTCGGTGCGGCCCCGCCCGGCTACCGGCTGCTGCCCGCCCACCCCTGGCAGCTCGACCTGGTCGACCTCTCGGACGCCTTCGCCGACGGCCGTCTGATCCGCCTCGGCACCACCGGCTTCGACGCCTGGCCCACGGCCGCGATCCGCACCCTGTACGCCCCCGAGCACGACCTGTTCCTGAAGTTCAGCCTGGACGTGCGGATCACCAACGACATCCGCCGCCTGTGGCGCCACGACCTGCTGAGACTCCGCAGGACCGACGCGGCGGCGGTCCGCGCGTTCGCCGGGGGGCCGGCGGCCTGGCTGTCGGACCGCGGCTACCGCACCGCCGACTTCGCCTTCGAGGAACTGGCGGTCCTGGTCCGCGACGGCTTCCACGGCCACCTCGAGGCCGGCGCCACCCCGCTGCTGGCCGCGGGCCTCGTGGAGGGCTTCGAGGGCAGCCCGTCCGGCGGCGCGGCCTGGTGGGAGGCGTATCTGCGCGCCGTCGTGCCGCCCGCCCTCGCGGCCTTCGCCGACCACGGCGTCGTACTCGAAGCACATCTGCAGAACACGCTGGTCGCCGTCGACGCCGGCGGAACACCCGTGCAGGCGCTGTTCCGGGACGCCGAGGGCGTGAAGCTGCTCTCGGACGTGGGCCGGGCGGCCGGGTGGGAGCGGCTGGTGTACACGCTGGTCGTGAACCATCTGTGCGAGGTCGCGGCCGTCCTCGCCGAGCGGCATCCCGGTCTCGACCCCTGGCCCGCCGCCCGCCGCGAACTGGCCCGCCACGACCTCCCGGAGATCAGAGCCCTGCTCGCCTCGCCCACCCTCCCCGGCAAGACCAACCTGCTGCTGCGCTGGACCGGAGCCGACGGCGCGGACGCGCGCTACCTCCCCCTGCCGAACCCGCTGGCCGCCACATGATCTGAATTACCCTGGCCCGTGTGCTGCGCTATGTGACTGCTGTTCGATACGTGACCCCGCTGCGGTCCGGCGGCTCCGTGCCCGGAGTCGTCGAGGCCGACGACCTGGGGACGTACGTCGTGAAGTTCACCGGCTCGGCACAGGGCCGCAAGGCCCTGGTCGCCGAGGTGATCGTCGGCGAGCTGGCCCGCGCGCTCGGACTGCGCTTCCCCGAACTGGTCCTCGTGCACTTCGACCCGGCGATCGCCGACAGCGAGCCGCACCAGGAGGTGCGCGAACTCCACGGCGCCAGCGCGGGGGTCAACCTCGGCATGGACTACCTGTCGGGCGCCGCGGACTTCACCCCGGACGTCGCCAAGTCGTTCCGGGTCGACCCTCTGGAGGCGGGCCGGATCGTCTGGCTCGACGCCCTGACCGTGAACGTGGACCGTACCGTCCACAGCTCCAACCTCATGGTCTGGCCCACACTCGGCGTCGCGCCCCCGCGCCTGTGGCTGATCGACCACGGCGCGGCCCTCGTCTTCCACCATCGCTGGGACGGCTCGGACCCCGCCAAGCGCTACGACTTCCGCCACCACGCCCTCGGCCACTACGCCCCCGACGTACGCGCCGCCGACGCGGAGCTGGCGCCGAAGGTCACCGAGGAACTGCTGCGCGCCGTCGTCGCCGAGGTCCCCGACGCCTGGCTGACGGACTTCGACGCGCCGCCCCTGGCGCGGGAGGCCTACGTGGAGTACCTCCACGCGCGCGTCCAGGCCTCCCACGCCTGGCTGCCCACCGACTTCCCCACCCGGGAGGAACTCGCCGCGGAGGAGGCCCGCCGCGCGGCGAAGACACAGCAGGGCCGTCCGGACTGGCTGAAGCGGGTCCCCGACCTGCACGGCAAACCGGCGGCGGAACAGGATTGGTCGGTACACCTCGGATGAGTCCCGTCGTACAGATCGAGTACTGCACCCAGTGCCGCTGGCTGCCCCGCGCGGCCTGGCTGGCGCAGGAGCTGCTCACGACCTTCGAGACGGAGCTGGGCGAGCTGTCGCTCAAGCCCGGCACCGGTGGCGTCTTCGTCGTCCGGGTCGACGACGAGGTCGTCTGGGACCGCAAGGAGCAGGGCTTCCCGGAGCCCACCGCCGTGAAGCAGGCCGTACGCGACCGAGTGGCCCCGGGAAAGTCCCTGGGCCACTCGGACAGGGCCGCGCAGGAGGACGTCAGCCCTTGAGCTGCTCGTACGCGGGCAGCGTCAGGAAGTCCGCGTAGTCGGCGTCGAGGGAGACCTCCAGGAGCAGGTCGTGCGCCTGCTGCCAGTGGCCGGCGGCGAACGCCTCCTCGCCGAGCTCCGCGCGGATAGCGGTGAGCTCCTCGGCGGCGATCTCGCGGGCCAGCTCGGGCGTGGCCTTCACGGTCTCTCCGGCGTGCTCGAACTCGACGCCCGCGTTGATCCACTGCCAGATCTGCGAGCGCGAGATCTCGGCGGTGGCCGCGTCCTCCATCAGGTTGAAGATGGCGACCGCGCCGAGACCGCGCAGCCAGGCCTCGATGTAGCGGATGCCGACCTGGACGGCGTTGACGAGACCGTCGTACGTCGGCCGGGCGTCCAGCGAGTCGATCGCGATCAGGTCGGCCGCCTCCACGTGGACGTCCTCGCGGAGGCGGTCCTTCTGGTTCGGCCGGTCGCCGAGGACCTTGTCGAAGGACTCCAGGGCGATCGGGACCAGGTCGGGGTGGGCGACCCAGGAGCCGTCGAAGCCGTCGCCGGCCTCGCGGTCCTTGTCGGCACGGACCTTCTCGAAGGCGACCTTGTTGACCTCGGCGTCCCGGCGCGACGGGATGAACGCCGCCATGCCGCCGATCGCGTGCGCGCCGCGCTTGTGGCAGGTGCGGACGAGGAGTTCGGTGTACGCCCGCATGAACGGGGCCGTCATCGTCACCAGGTTGCGGTCCGGCAGGACGAACTTGGCGCCGCCGTCACGGAAGTTCTTGACGATGGAGAACAGGTAGTCCCAGCGGCCCGCGTTCAACCCGGAGGCGTGGTCGCGGAGTTCGTAGAGGATCTCCTCCATCTCGTACGCCGCCGTGATCGTCTCGATCAGGACGGTGGCGCGGACGGTGCCCTGGGGGATGCCGACGTAGTCCTGCGCGAAGACGAACACGTCGTTCCACAGGCGGGCTTCGAGGTGCGACTCGGTCTTGGGGAGATAGAAGTACGGGCCCTTGCCGAGGTCGAGCAGGCGCTGGGCGTTGTGGAAGAAGTACAGGCCGAAGTCGACGAGGGCGCCCGGCACCGGGGAGCCGTCGGCGTCGACGAGGTGGCGCTCGTGGAGATGCCAGCCGCGCGGCCGCATCACGACGGTGGCGAGCTCCTCGTCCGGGCGCAGGGCGTACGACTTGCCCGACTTCTCGTCGGTGAAGTCGATGCTGCGGGTGTACGCGTCGGCGAGGTTGACCTGGCCGAGGATCACGTTCTCCCAGGTGGGCGCCGAGGCGTCCTCGAAGTCCGCGAGCCAGACCTTCGCACCCGAGTTGAGGGCGTTGATCGTCATCTTGCGGTCGGTGGGGCCGGTGATCTCGACGCGGCGGTCGTTCAGGGCCGCGGGGGAGGGGGCCACCTTCCAGGAGTCGTCCGCGCGGATCGCGGCCGTCTCCGGCAGGAAGTCGAGCGTGGAGGTGCGGGCGATCTCGGCGCGGCGCTCCGCACGGCGGGCGAGGAGCTCGTCACGGCGGGGCGTGAACCGGCGGTGCAGCTCGGCCACGAAGGCGAGGGCCGCGTCGGTGAGCACCTCCTCCTGCCGGGGCAGGGGCTCGGCGTCGACGATGGCCAGCGGGGACGGCGCTGGTGCGGACATGAGCTGTCACTTCCTTCAGCGTTGGCACCGGGTGCCACTCGAACCGGGTACGGCGAGGAACGCCCTGGGAGGGGTAGGGCGCTTCTGATCAGTGGATACTAGTTTCCTCATCGTGGAAGTTCAATGGTTTGTTGATGTCGAGATTCTCCGAGTCGAGGGAACGTGGCGCTGAGTGCCACCTCGCTCACTCAAGGTGCTGCAGATCTTCGGCGGTGTCGATGTCGTAGGGCCGGGCGACGTCCCCGCACTCGACGAGGGTGATCTCCCCGGCGCGTTCCTTCAGATAGGCACGTGCCCCCCGGTCTCCCGTGGCAGTCGCGGCGATCCCCGCCCAGTGGGCGGACCCGAAGAGCACGGGATGCCCGCGTACGCCGTCGTACGCGGCCGAGACCAGGGAATGGGGGGACGCGTACGCGCCGAGCACGCGCGCGTACGCCTCCGGTCCGATACCGGGCTGGTCGACCAGCGACACGAGCGCGGCCCGCACGTCCGTGCCGGAGAACGAGTCGAGACCCGCTCGAAGCGAGGAGCCCATGCCCTGCTCCCACCCGGGGTTGTCCACGAGCACGCAGCCGTCGAGCCGCGCGGTCTCGCGCACGGCGTCGGCGGCCGCGCCCAGCACCACGTGCACGCGCGCGCAGCCCGCGGCGCGCAGGACGCCCACTGCGTGTTCGATCAATGGCCTGCCACGATGTCCGAGCAGTGCCTTGGGGCGTCCGCCCAGTCGCCGGCCGCCCCCCGCGGCGAGGAGCAGCCCGGCGACCTGGCGCGTGTTGTCCGTCATGGGTCCTGCATACCTGACGCCCCGCGTACTGGCCGGTTTCCCGGGGCTGAATTTCGGTCCGCGGAGTGGCGCGGCCCCTGCCGGCTGGCGTTTACTGACCCGCGTCCCCGGCGCCCGACCAACGCCATGGGGCGGTTCGGGCGGGATCACGACGTAGGGCGCACCACGGCGTGCGAGGGGGGAGAGCTGTGTTGCGGAGCTTGGGACAGAGGCCGTCAGTGACCGGCAGCGACGAGGACCCCAGGGTGGCGGGCCTGCGGACCGCGGTGTCCCGGCTGCGCCGCGAACTCGCCGCGCATCCGGCCGAGTTCCCCGACCGGGGCATCGCCGAGGACGAACTCGCCGCGCTGGCCGCGATGACGATCGACGGGACACCGGAGGTGCCCCGGCTGCGCAGGTCGCTGCTGCTGATCGCGGGGGCGATCGGGTCGGTGAGCGCGCTGTCGCGGGGCCTGAGGGACGTACGCGACGCGGTGGATCTGTTCGGGCAGCCGCGGCGCTAGGTCAGAGCGACCCGCGGTAGGGGAACGGCCCCCGGTAGCCGTGGTCCGAGGTGCGGTGCTCGAACTCCTCGCACAGCCAGGTCTCCTGGACGAGCTCGGTCTGCGCTTGCCAGACCGCGAAGATGCCGTGCGGCCCGTGCTTGCCGTCCACCCGGCGGTAGAGGTCCTTGGCGTCACGGAAGCAGGCCAGCCCCGCCATCATCGGGCTGCCGGCCGGGTGGTAGTCGGACCAGGCGCACGCGACGCAGGCCCGGAGCCGGGCCGCTCGGGGCAACGCGCGCTGGAGGGCGTGCAGGGCGTGCTCGAGGTCGCCCGGGCCGTCGACGACCTGGTACTCGTGTCCGTCCAGCCGCAGGGTGGCGGTCAGGGTCTCCGCGTCCAGGCCGCGCCCCGGACCCGCCGGTCCCCCCATCCGCAGCGCGCAGTGCAGCACACCGGGCCGTACGCCGTCCCCCGCCACGTCGACGGGCAGCGCAACCTCCCACTCCAGGAGGCACGAGCACAGGCCTCCGTCGAAGAAGGAGAACGGGAGGCCGGGCGGCGTACCGCCCAGGGCGCCGAGGTCGTCCATCGTGTCGCCCTCGAAGCGGACGCCCCTGATCGTCGTACGGATCAGTTCGCGGCCGTCCGACTCGAAGGTGATCTCCTCGGTGCCGTGCCGGTCGGTGTACCGGCCCGGCCAGCGCACTAAGCCGGTCATGCGGGGCTCTGGGTGGCCAGCGCCTCGGAGAGTTCCCCGGCCACCTGCTGGAGCACGGGCACGATCTTGTCCGTCGCCGCCTCGGTGACCCGGCCCGCGGGGCCGGAGATCGAGATGGCGGCGGCGGTGGGGGAGTCGGGGACCGACACCGCGAGGCAGCGGACGCCGATCTCCTGCTCGTTGTCGTCCACCGCGTAACCGAGCTGCCGTACGTCGGCCAGGGCCGCGAGGAAGCCCTCCGGCGTGGTGATCGTCTTCTCCGTCGCGGCCGGCATGCCGGTACGGGCG
Above is a window of Streptomyces sp. NBC_00490 DNA encoding:
- the aceB gene encoding malate synthase A, which codes for MSAPAPSPLAIVDAEPLPRQEEVLTDAALAFVAELHRRFTPRRDELLARRAERRAEIARTSTLDFLPETAAIRADDSWKVAPSPAALNDRRVEITGPTDRKMTINALNSGAKVWLADFEDASAPTWENVILGQVNLADAYTRSIDFTDEKSGKSYALRPDEELATVVMRPRGWHLHERHLVDADGSPVPGALVDFGLYFFHNAQRLLDLGKGPYFYLPKTESHLEARLWNDVFVFAQDYVGIPQGTVRATVLIETITAAYEMEEILYELRDHASGLNAGRWDYLFSIVKNFRDGGAKFVLPDRNLVTMTAPFMRAYTELLVRTCHKRGAHAIGGMAAFIPSRRDAEVNKVAFEKVRADKDREAGDGFDGSWVAHPDLVPIALESFDKVLGDRPNQKDRLREDVHVEAADLIAIDSLDARPTYDGLVNAVQVGIRYIEAWLRGLGAVAIFNLMEDAATAEISRSQIWQWINAGVEFEHAGETVKATPELAREIAAEELTAIRAELGEEAFAAGHWQQAHDLLLEVSLDADYADFLTLPAYEQLKG
- a CDS encoding nucleotidyltransferase family protein; translated protein: MTDNTRQVAGLLLAAGGGRRLGGRPKALLGHRGRPLIEHAVGVLRAAGCARVHVVLGAAADAVRETARLDGCVLVDNPGWEQGMGSSLRAGLDSFSGTDVRAALVSLVDQPGIGPEAYARVLGAYASPHSLVSAAYDGVRGHPVLFGSAHWAGIAATATGDRGARAYLKERAGEITLVECGDVARPYDIDTAEDLQHLE
- a CDS encoding HipA family kinase; amino-acid sequence: MLRYVTAVRYVTPLRSGGSVPGVVEADDLGTYVVKFTGSAQGRKALVAEVIVGELARALGLRFPELVLVHFDPAIADSEPHQEVRELHGASAGVNLGMDYLSGAADFTPDVAKSFRVDPLEAGRIVWLDALTVNVDRTVHSSNLMVWPTLGVAPPRLWLIDHGAALVFHHRWDGSDPAKRYDFRHHALGHYAPDVRAADAELAPKVTEELLRAVVAEVPDAWLTDFDAPPLAREAYVEYLHARVQASHAWLPTDFPTREELAAEEARRAAKTQQGRPDWLKRVPDLHGKPAAEQDWSVHLG
- a CDS encoding SelT/SelW/SelH family protein, producing MSPVVQIEYCTQCRWLPRAAWLAQELLTTFETELGELSLKPGTGGVFVVRVDDEVVWDRKEQGFPEPTAVKQAVRDRVAPGKSLGHSDRAAQEDVSP
- a CDS encoding DUF5955 family protein, with protein sequence MTGSDEDPRVAGLRTAVSRLRRELAAHPAEFPDRGIAEDELAALAAMTIDGTPEVPRLRRSLLLIAGAIGSVSALSRGLRDVRDAVDLFGQPRR
- a CDS encoding IucA/IucC family protein encodes the protein MNRVDLIPPAAADAHAAAPLLNCLLREVAEPLPGSGEPRTHRLPSGRLLRVRGDRRPADPEVDTGGHWRRIGHTELVKLVVEELTRHTGLSNPDLPAEMIDSRDAVAAILAARARATPPTDPYLLSEQSLLTGHPYHPAPKARGGGPAAGWLPYAPEAHARFPLTLLGVREDTVVDEGDTAALDALGAAPPGYRLLPAHPWQLDLVDLSDAFADGRLIRLGTTGFDAWPTAAIRTLYAPEHDLFLKFSLDVRITNDIRRLWRHDLLRLRRTDAAAVRAFAGGPAAWLSDRGYRTADFAFEELAVLVRDGFHGHLEAGATPLLAAGLVEGFEGSPSGGAAWWEAYLRAVVPPALAAFADHGVVLEAHLQNTLVAVDAGGTPVQALFRDAEGVKLLSDVGRAAGWERLVYTLVVNHLCEVAAVLAERHPGLDPWPAARRELARHDLPEIRALLASPTLPGKTNLLLRWTGADGADARYLPLPNPLAAT
- a CDS encoding IucA/IucC family protein, producing the protein MHRPPTAEAEVAEELAAVRPGLVSRYTAELPGARAAVLTRLWRALAHEPLPWVTRRESTRDALVLRLRDGRRLQGPPADPYATAAYVTVVHLDDRAYDDPARLTTDLGVPHGPDLAAELGHSVASTALSRAGQENPSDEWPGTDWEWEQRVVDGHPYHPNCRSRPGFSVAEQLAYGPEHRPLVALRLMPVGADECLVTGGWPDGMRDGGRLLIPVHPWQAAHVLKRAGDEGPVAHPLMSLRTLALADGGPHVKTALSARLTSSVRDISVYSIGLSATLSAFAETLTAHTDGLLHFTRTLGAATADSPDLAAVLRESPQTYAGSGERVVPVAALATTGLPRSPGWLAEFARLALTVGLRLLELGVALEAHGQNLLVVLSSAGAPLRLVYRDLADIRVSPARLTRHGLPVPELTGRIVTDDETALRRKLFGALVAGALAGTAGSGTALGAALETVVGDLPRTPDLVALLENPLPAKALTLMRLSPGTPGDQWARLPNPARFGVRHS
- a CDS encoding DUF6304 family protein, yielding MTGLVRWPGRYTDRHGTEEITFESDGRELIRTTIRGVRFEGDTMDDLGALGGTPPGLPFSFFDGGLCSCLLEWEVALPVDVAGDGVRPGVLHCALRMGGPAGPGRGLDAETLTATLRLDGHEYQVVDGPGDLEHALHALQRALPRAARLRACVACAWSDYHPAGSPMMAGLACFRDAKDLYRRVDGKHGPHGIFAVWQAQTELVQETWLCEEFEHRTSDHGYRGPFPYRGSL